In Ochrobactrum vermis, the following proteins share a genomic window:
- a CDS encoding RidA family protein, producing the protein MSIRRIGVGPRMSQAVVHGNTVYLAGQVGNPGASVTEQTKAVLAEVDRLLKEVGSDKTKILQAIIWLADMKDFAEMNAVWDAWVDPAHTPARATGEAALATPDYKVEIIITAAV; encoded by the coding sequence ATGAGCATCCGTCGCATCGGAGTCGGCCCGCGCATGAGCCAGGCCGTTGTTCACGGCAACACCGTTTATCTCGCCGGTCAGGTGGGAAATCCGGGCGCCAGCGTCACCGAACAGACCAAGGCCGTTCTGGCTGAGGTGGACCGTCTTCTCAAGGAAGTAGGCTCCGACAAGACCAAGATCCTTCAGGCCATCATCTGGCTCGCCGACATGAAGGACTTTGCCGAAATGAACGCTGTCTGGGATGCATGGGTCGATCCGGCACATACGCCCGCCCGCGCCACCGGCGAAGCAGCGCTGGCAACGCCTGACTACAAGGTTGAAATCATCATCACCGCTGCGGTGTAA
- a CDS encoding ester cyclase: MSEPLAEIYRDYIACLNRQAWDDLGLYVHEEAIHNGRPLGLDGYRAMLEQDFEAIPDLRFNIELLVSEPPYIASRLQFDCTPKAMLFGLPVNGRRIQFAENVFYEFENTLIRKVWSIIDKAAIEAQLG, translated from the coding sequence ATGTCGGAACCGCTCGCCGAGATTTATCGCGACTATATTGCATGTCTGAACCGGCAGGCCTGGGACGACCTCGGACTATATGTGCACGAGGAGGCCATTCATAATGGCAGACCCTTGGGACTGGATGGTTACCGTGCAATGCTGGAGCAGGATTTCGAGGCTATCCCCGACCTGCGCTTCAATATTGAACTGCTTGTCAGCGAACCGCCTTATATTGCCAGCCGCCTTCAGTTCGACTGCACGCCGAAGGCGATGCTGTTCGGACTTCCGGTCAACGGCAGACGAATCCAGTTCGCCGAGAATGTTTTCTATGAGTTCGAGAACACGCTGATACGGAAAGTCTGGTCCATCATCGACAAGGCAGCAATAGAGGCACAGCTCGGGTAA
- the msrQ gene encoding protein-methionine-sulfoxide reductase heme-binding subunit MsrQ yields the protein MAAATQTSNQKSHQTGRKKTARPGEWKVWLLYAAGFIPAVWTFYLGATGGLGADPVKTFEHTLGLWALRFLILTLMVTPIRDLTGIAFLRYRRALGLLAFYYALMHFTTYMVLDQGLNLSAIITDIVRRPFITIGMISLVLLVPLALTSNNWSIRKLGRRWNSLHRLVYVAIAGGAIHFIMSVKSWPAEPVIYAGIVSALLLWRLVRPHARNRKPVSRPRGEALAVKK from the coding sequence ATGGCAGCAGCGACCCAGACAAGTAACCAGAAAAGCCACCAGACGGGCAGAAAGAAAACGGCCCGGCCCGGCGAATGGAAAGTCTGGCTGCTCTATGCGGCCGGTTTCATTCCGGCAGTCTGGACATTCTATCTGGGTGCGACCGGAGGCCTTGGCGCCGACCCGGTGAAAACCTTCGAACACACGCTTGGCCTTTGGGCTTTGCGCTTTCTGATTCTGACCCTCATGGTCACGCCGATCCGTGACCTCACGGGCATCGCGTTTTTACGCTATCGCCGGGCACTTGGCCTGCTCGCCTTCTATTATGCGCTGATGCACTTCACCACCTATATGGTGCTCGATCAGGGCCTGAACCTGTCCGCTATCATCACCGATATCGTGCGACGGCCCTTCATCACCATCGGCATGATCAGTCTGGTCCTGCTGGTGCCGCTGGCGCTCACCTCCAACAACTGGTCGATTCGCAAACTCGGTCGTCGCTGGAACAGCCTGCACAGACTGGTCTATGTCGCGATAGCGGGCGGTGCCATCCATTTCATCATGTCGGTGAAGAGCTGGCCCGCCGAGCCGGTCATCTATGCCGGGATCGTCAGCGCGCTGCTTTTATGGCGTCTGGTGCGTCCGCACGCCCGCAACCGCAAGCCTGTGTCCCGCCCGCGCGGCGAAGCGTTGGCGGTAAAGAAATAA
- a CDS encoding DUF1254 domain-containing protein, translating into MTHIKGTNSQFVGAVLVAVLASTSLGIGSARAADLPGYTFEQGYPTAETSARARDDADFQRAVTAYRFWYPTVSVEGIFNGNREAGLKDNEALGAAAAGPRQVGFTLNSDTPYGSATLDVSKEPMVIELPEGAYIGLVNDHNQGWILDMGIPGPDAGKGGKHLIVGPGYTGEIPDGFYVGHSATNKALMAARALPVAGDQKKALEALHAIKIYPLSTAREPKLAKVVDTTEMKMDSTSLRWEDNIQFWQVLSRVIDEEPVVQKFEPMYGLLSALGIEKGKAFKPDERMKAILERAAREGRDQMLVSAFDSNRPDRLAWPDRKWEWAGLVPDSAQFETPAGIDLEARDRWFAQAIVTSPAMFRRSAGAGSLYWLAARDGTGAYLDGGKTYRLSIPQPVPGNLFWSVTVYDAQTRSEVQTDQDKAALRSLFELKDLKGGEPVNLFFGPEKPSGEDGRWIKTVPGRGWFAYIRIYGPQEPAFDGSWKPGDFEEAR; encoded by the coding sequence ATGACGCACATCAAGGGGACGAATTCGCAGTTTGTTGGCGCGGTGCTGGTCGCCGTTCTGGCGAGTACATCTTTGGGCATTGGTTCGGCTCGGGCGGCAGACCTGCCGGGTTACACATTTGAACAGGGGTACCCCACCGCCGAAACCAGCGCTCGGGCGCGTGACGATGCTGATTTTCAGCGCGCCGTCACCGCCTACCGTTTTTGGTATCCGACAGTTTCGGTCGAAGGCATCTTCAACGGGAACAGGGAAGCAGGGTTGAAAGACAACGAAGCGCTGGGTGCTGCCGCAGCAGGTCCGCGACAGGTTGGGTTCACATTGAATTCAGACACGCCCTATGGTTCGGCGACACTTGATGTCTCAAAGGAACCGATGGTTATAGAGCTGCCGGAAGGGGCATATATCGGCCTTGTCAACGATCACAATCAGGGCTGGATTCTCGATATGGGAATTCCGGGCCCCGATGCTGGCAAGGGTGGAAAACATTTGATTGTCGGGCCCGGCTACACGGGAGAAATTCCGGACGGTTTTTATGTTGGCCACTCCGCGACGAACAAGGCCTTGATGGCGGCCAGAGCCCTGCCGGTTGCGGGCGACCAAAAAAAGGCGCTGGAGGCATTGCACGCCATCAAGATCTATCCGCTTTCGACCGCGAGAGAGCCAAAGCTGGCAAAAGTCGTCGATACCACCGAGATGAAAATGGATAGCACGTCCCTGCGCTGGGAAGACAATATCCAGTTCTGGCAAGTTTTGAGCCGCGTTATTGATGAAGAACCCGTCGTACAGAAGTTCGAACCGATGTACGGCCTTCTTTCGGCGCTTGGAATAGAAAAAGGCAAGGCATTCAAGCCGGATGAGCGGATGAAGGCCATATTGGAGCGCGCGGCAAGGGAAGGGCGTGACCAGATGCTGGTTTCTGCTTTCGACAGCAACCGCCCTGACCGTCTCGCATGGCCGGATCGCAAATGGGAATGGGCCGGTCTGGTGCCGGATAGCGCTCAGTTCGAAACGCCGGCGGGAATCGATCTGGAAGCGCGCGACCGATGGTTCGCCCAGGCGATCGTGACTTCGCCTGCCATGTTCCGGCGCAGCGCGGGCGCGGGGTCGCTCTACTGGCTCGCAGCGCGTGATGGCACCGGGGCCTATCTTGACGGTGGCAAGACCTACAGGCTGTCGATCCCGCAGCCGGTTCCGGGCAATCTGTTCTGGTCGGTGACGGTCTATGACGCTCAGACGCGCTCGGAAGTTCAGACAGATCAGGACAAAGCTGCCTTGCGCTCGTTGTTCGAGCTGAAGGATTTGAAGGGTGGTGAACCGGTCAATCTCTTCTTCGGTCCCGAAAAGCCGTCAGGTGAAGATGGGCGCTGGATCAAGACGGTGCCGGGGCGTGGGTGGTTCGCTTACATTCGTATCTACGGGCCGCAAGAGCCCGCGTTCGACGGCAGTTGGAAACCGGGCGACTTCGAGGAAGCTCGCTGA
- a CDS encoding Lnb N-terminal periplasmic domain-containing protein: MSSLLKSAPVRIAGKFVFILFVLIFAIWASFAMWFQLPFGDAVRGSVIAVWLLIALGVIAGERLYSCWRRRLFFCLLALVMLGAWSTVRPSLNRIWAPDVARTVTGQINGDMVTLSNVRDFIWRTTEDFTPNWKEETYDLSKITSVDVFLSYWSGPAIAHTLLSFGFEDGRHVVFSGEIRREHHEVYSPIAGFFRKYELAMIAAEERDIIYLRSNVRKENVYRYRVKLPPVGARELFLSYVELGNDLAEQPKFYNTLTANCTTIIFHMARVLDPAFPFDYRILLSGYLPGYLYDHGWIENGGTLEEARERASIDARALAGGRDGFSERIRK; this comes from the coding sequence ATGTCTTCTCTCCTGAAATCGGCTCCCGTCCGCATCGCAGGCAAATTCGTCTTCATTTTATTCGTCCTTATCTTTGCGATATGGGCCAGCTTTGCCATGTGGTTCCAGTTGCCCTTCGGCGACGCCGTGCGCGGATCGGTCATCGCCGTCTGGCTTCTGATCGCGCTGGGAGTGATCGCAGGCGAAAGACTTTACAGCTGCTGGCGCAGACGCCTGTTCTTCTGTCTTCTGGCACTGGTGATGCTGGGTGCATGGTCAACGGTGCGCCCATCCCTCAACCGTATCTGGGCGCCCGATGTCGCCCGCACGGTGACAGGCCAGATCAATGGCGACATGGTCACCCTTTCCAATGTCCGCGACTTCATCTGGCGGACAACGGAAGATTTTACGCCCAACTGGAAAGAGGAAACCTACGATCTCAGCAAGATCACGTCGGTCGACGTCTTTCTTTCCTACTGGTCAGGCCCGGCAATCGCCCACACGCTTCTGTCATTCGGTTTCGAGGATGGCCGTCATGTGGTCTTTTCCGGCGAGATCCGCCGCGAACACCATGAGGTCTATTCGCCGATTGCCGGCTTCTTCCGCAAATATGAGCTGGCGATGATTGCCGCCGAAGAGCGCGATATCATCTATCTGCGCAGCAATGTCCGCAAGGAAAACGTCTATCGCTATCGCGTGAAGCTGCCGCCGGTGGGGGCGCGCGAGCTGTTCCTGTCTTATGTCGAGCTTGGCAATGATCTGGCGGAACAGCCGAAATTCTACAATACGCTGACCGCGAACTGCACCACGATCATCTTCCACATGGCGCGTGTGCTGGACCCTGCCTTCCCCTTCGACTACCGCATTCTCCTGTCAGGCTACCTGCCCGGCTATCTCTACGATCACGGCTGGATCGAGAATGGCGGTACGCTGGAGGAAGCACGGGAACGTGCGTCGATCGATGCAAGAGCGCTGGCAGGCGGACGCGACGGCTTTTCGGAACGAATCCGCAAATAA